One window from the genome of Amycolatopsis sp. NBC_01480 encodes:
- a CDS encoding alpha/beta fold hydrolase has product MSVPLPSPFEYRTVDADGVRIHCAIGGAGPPLLLLHGYPQTHVIWHHVAPVLARRFTVVAADLRGYGDSAKPAPGPDDAEYAKRAMAGDQVALMRELGFERFAVAGHDRGGRVAHRMALDHPEAVSRLAVLDIVPTRHTFAHADAAFGLGYYHWFFLAAGNGIPERLIGGDPEFWIRARMGARHAGGTAFDPAAENEYVRCFDQAAIAASCSDYRAAASIDLVHDDADAAAGRRITVPLLVLWGERSFVGRSYDVLDVWRGYAADVRGRALASDHYLPEEAPVDVARELMEFFG; this is encoded by the coding sequence ATGAGTGTCCCGCTGCCCAGCCCGTTCGAGTACCGGACGGTGGACGCCGACGGCGTGCGGATCCACTGCGCGATCGGCGGTGCCGGCCCGCCTTTGCTGCTGCTGCACGGATATCCGCAGACGCACGTGATCTGGCACCACGTCGCCCCCGTGCTCGCGCGGCGGTTCACCGTGGTGGCCGCCGACCTGCGCGGGTACGGCGACAGCGCCAAGCCCGCGCCCGGCCCGGACGACGCCGAGTACGCCAAGCGCGCGATGGCCGGCGACCAGGTGGCGCTGATGCGGGAGCTGGGCTTCGAGCGGTTCGCCGTGGCCGGGCACGACCGCGGCGGCCGGGTCGCGCACCGCATGGCGCTCGACCATCCCGAAGCCGTCAGCCGGCTCGCGGTACTGGACATCGTGCCCACGCGGCACACCTTCGCCCACGCCGACGCCGCGTTCGGCCTCGGGTACTACCACTGGTTCTTCCTGGCCGCGGGCAACGGGATCCCGGAGCGGCTGATCGGCGGCGACCCGGAGTTCTGGATCCGCGCGCGGATGGGCGCCCGGCACGCCGGCGGCACCGCGTTCGACCCTGCGGCCGAGAACGAGTACGTCCGCTGCTTCGACCAGGCCGCGATCGCGGCGTCCTGTTCGGACTACCGCGCGGCCGCCTCGATCGACTTGGTCCACGACGACGCCGACGCGGCGGCCGGGCGGCGGATCACGGTGCCGTTGCTGGTTTTGTGGGGTGAGCGGAGTTTCGTCGGGCGTAGTTACGACGTGCTGGATGTTTGGCGGGGGTATGCCGCTGATGTCCGGGGTCGGGCGTTGGCTTCGGATCATTATCTGCCGGAGGAGGCGCCGGTGGACGTTGCTCGGGAGTTGATGGAGTTCTTTGGCTGA
- a CDS encoding tartrate dehydrogenase: protein MTNHRIALVPGDGIGREVTPAACAVLDAVGARHGVSFTYDEFDWSCARYLAEGAMMPADGLERVRHHDAIFLGAVGQPGVPDHISLWGLLIPLRRGFRQYVNLRPIRVFEGVESPVRAARPGEVDLVVVRENVEGEYSEIGGRLNRGFPDELAVQEAVFTRTGVTRVVDYALGLAEQRGGRLTSATKSNGIVHTLPFWDELVAERAAARPGVAVESEHIDALAAKLVLDPARFDVIVGSNLFGDILSDLAAAVAGGIGMAPAANINPEREYPSMFEPVHGSAPDIAGRGIANPVGAIWTAAMLLAHLGHAEAAAEVESAIADVFAKTALRTPDLGGTATTVSFTRAVLDAAGVG, encoded by the coding sequence ATGACGAACCACCGCATCGCCCTGGTCCCCGGCGACGGCATCGGCCGCGAGGTGACCCCGGCGGCGTGCGCGGTGCTCGACGCGGTCGGCGCCCGCCACGGTGTCTCCTTCACCTACGACGAGTTCGACTGGTCCTGCGCGCGCTACCTCGCCGAGGGCGCGATGATGCCCGCCGACGGGCTCGAGCGCGTCCGCCACCACGACGCGATTTTCCTCGGCGCCGTCGGGCAGCCGGGCGTGCCCGACCACATTTCCTTGTGGGGCTTGCTGATTCCGCTCCGCCGGGGCTTTCGCCAGTACGTCAACCTCCGGCCGATCCGGGTGTTCGAAGGCGTCGAGAGCCCGGTGCGCGCCGCGCGGCCCGGCGAGGTGGACCTGGTGGTGGTGCGGGAGAACGTCGAGGGGGAGTACAGCGAGATCGGCGGCCGGCTCAACCGCGGCTTCCCGGACGAGCTGGCCGTGCAGGAGGCGGTGTTCACCCGCACCGGCGTGACGCGGGTGGTCGACTACGCGCTCGGCCTCGCCGAGCAACGGGGCGGGCGGCTGACGTCGGCGACGAAGTCCAACGGCATCGTGCACACCCTGCCGTTCTGGGACGAGCTGGTGGCCGAGCGCGCCGCCGCCCGGCCCGGGGTGGCCGTCGAGTCCGAGCACATCGACGCGCTCGCCGCGAAACTGGTGCTGGACCCGGCGCGGTTCGACGTGATCGTCGGGTCGAACTTGTTCGGCGACATCCTGAGCGACCTCGCGGCCGCCGTCGCGGGCGGCATCGGCATGGCGCCCGCGGCGAACATCAACCCCGAGCGCGAGTACCCGTCGATGTTCGAGCCGGTGCACGGGTCCGCGCCGGACATCGCCGGGCGCGGGATCGCGAACCCGGTCGGCGCGATCTGGACCGCCGCGATGCTGCTGGCGCACCTCGGGCACGCCGAGGCCGCCGCCGAGGTCGAGTCGGCGATCGCGGACGTGTTCGCGAAAACCGCGCTGCGGACGCCGGATCTGGGCGGCACCGCCACTACCGTTTCGTTCACCCGCGCGGTGCTCGACGCCGCCGGGGTGGGCTGA
- a CDS encoding DUF5994 family protein: MTSGPRTVTTAAETTAQDRKTSTPAGTDRVRLKPEGPSSGQVDGAWWPRSDDFVAELPALLAELQAPLKRVEHVTYSLNDRAVVARRLPGNRLVRLEGFRAQTAGTVTVVGTEGRLTLLVIPPGTDSVLAHRVLKTAAETGNSATVETLLAECDASGGHE, translated from the coding sequence ATGACGTCGGGCCCGCGGACAGTCACCACCGCAGCTGAAACCACTGCCCAGGACCGGAAAACCAGCACGCCGGCCGGGACCGACCGGGTGCGGCTCAAGCCCGAAGGCCCGTCCTCGGGTCAGGTCGACGGCGCCTGGTGGCCGCGTTCGGACGACTTCGTCGCCGAGCTGCCGGCGCTGCTGGCCGAGCTCCAGGCGCCGCTGAAACGTGTCGAACACGTCACCTACAGCCTCAACGACCGGGCCGTGGTCGCGCGCCGGCTGCCGGGAAACCGGTTGGTGCGCCTGGAAGGATTCCGGGCGCAGACCGCCGGCACCGTGACCGTGGTCGGCACCGAAGGGCGGCTGACCCTGCTGGTCATCCCGCCGGGCACCGATTCCGTGCTCGCGCACCGGGTGCTGAAAACCGCTGCGGAAACGGGGAATTCGGCGACCGTCGAGACCCTGCTGGCCGAATGCGACGCGTCAGGCGGGCACGAGTGA
- a CDS encoding pirin family protein: MSNIEAAPDELTCGAGPAAGAGRVQVLEAREVPLGGVRAMSVRRTLPQRSRSLIGAWCFADHYGPDDTRESGGMAVGSHPHTGLQTVSWLFAGEIEHRDSLGSHAMVRPGELNLMTGGHGICHSEVSTPETTTLHGVQLWVALPEEHRHAARGFQHHVPPATVLDGATARVFLGTLAGETSPVETFTPLLGAELTLDPGARLSLDVDPAFEHGVLVDTGAVTFAGTPLARADLGYLDAGATTLELANTGDGPARVLVLGGPPFGEEILMWWNFVARTHEEVVAWREAWEAGSDQFGAIPEVPGAPRIPAPVLPAVRIRPRGNPTR; encoded by the coding sequence ATGAGCAACATCGAAGCCGCGCCCGACGAGCTGACCTGCGGCGCCGGTCCCGCCGCGGGCGCGGGCCGGGTCCAGGTCCTCGAGGCCCGCGAGGTGCCGCTCGGCGGGGTGCGGGCGATGTCGGTGCGCCGGACGCTGCCGCAGCGCAGCCGTTCCCTCATCGGCGCCTGGTGCTTCGCCGACCATTACGGCCCGGACGACACGCGCGAGTCGGGCGGCATGGCCGTCGGCTCGCACCCGCACACCGGGCTGCAGACCGTCAGCTGGCTCTTCGCGGGCGAGATCGAGCACCGCGACAGCCTCGGCTCCCACGCGATGGTCCGGCCCGGCGAGCTGAACCTGATGACCGGCGGGCACGGCATCTGCCATTCGGAGGTCTCCACGCCGGAAACCACTACGCTGCACGGAGTCCAGCTCTGGGTCGCGTTGCCGGAGGAACACCGTCACGCCGCCCGCGGCTTCCAGCACCACGTGCCGCCCGCCACCGTCCTGGACGGCGCCACCGCGCGGGTGTTCCTCGGCACGCTCGCGGGCGAGACCTCGCCGGTGGAGACGTTCACGCCGCTGCTCGGCGCGGAGCTGACCCTCGACCCGGGCGCGCGCCTCAGCCTGGACGTCGACCCGGCGTTCGAGCACGGCGTGCTGGTCGACACCGGCGCGGTCACCTTCGCCGGCACCCCGCTGGCCCGCGCCGACCTGGGCTACCTCGACGCCGGCGCCACCACGCTGGAGCTCGCCAACACCGGCGACGGCCCGGCCCGCGTGCTGGTGCTCGGCGGGCCGCCGTTCGGCGAGGAAATCCTGATGTGGTGGAACTTCGTGGCCCGCACGCACGAGGAGGTCGTCGCCTGGCGCGAAGCCTGGGAGGCCGGGTCGGACCAGTTCGGCGCCATCCCCGAGGTACCGGGCGCGCCGCGGATCCCGGCGCCGGTGCTGCCCGCGGTGCGGATCAGGCCGCGCGGCAATCCGACGCGCTGA
- a CDS encoding mycothiol transferase encodes MNVAELLADGFSRIQGVVHRAVDGLTGEQLTARVGPDANSIAWLVWHLARVQDDHVADVAGTEQVWTAQDWHRRFGLPFPPADIGYGHSSADVAAVRVDSPELLTGYYDAVHEQTAGWIADLGEADLDRIVDERWDPPVTLGVRLVSVLSDDLQHAGQAAYLRGLLLG; translated from the coding sequence ATGAACGTGGCCGAGCTGCTGGCGGACGGCTTCAGCCGGATCCAGGGGGTGGTGCACCGGGCCGTGGACGGGCTGACCGGTGAGCAGCTCACCGCCCGGGTGGGCCCGGACGCGAACTCGATCGCTTGGCTGGTCTGGCACCTCGCGCGGGTGCAGGACGACCACGTCGCCGACGTCGCGGGCACCGAGCAGGTGTGGACCGCGCAGGACTGGCACCGCCGGTTCGGCCTGCCGTTCCCGCCCGCGGACATCGGGTACGGGCACAGCAGCGCCGACGTCGCCGCGGTGCGGGTCGATTCGCCCGAGCTGCTCACCGGCTACTACGACGCGGTGCACGAGCAGACCGCCGGCTGGATCGCGGACCTCGGCGAGGCCGACCTCGACCGGATCGTCGACGAGCGCTGGGACCCGCCGGTGACGCTCGGGGTCCGGCTGGTCAGCGTCCTGTCCGACGACCTCCAGCACGCCGGTCAGGCCGCGTACCTGCGCGGACTGCTGCTCGGCTGA
- a CDS encoding GNAT family N-acetyltransferase, with product MSGSTPPVQVLLPDGVLAWARRLRPGDVSAVMALRGRLTGHDHSFALGTTRLTELATQLTRSSGVGHTAVGCFVHSRLIGLARYDILADPAVAEVALVVDDRVPALGVSTILLEQLVVAASADGVRSFLADVPAEDPAALGVFTALGLPFHLEHDRPATVSLVPA from the coding sequence GTGAGCGGGTCCACGCCGCCGGTGCAGGTGCTCCTGCCCGACGGGGTCCTGGCCTGGGCCCGGCGGCTGCGTCCCGGTGACGTCTCGGCGGTGATGGCCCTGCGCGGCCGGCTGACCGGGCACGACCACTCCTTCGCGCTGGGCACGACCCGGCTGACCGAACTCGCCACCCAGCTCACCCGCAGCTCCGGCGTCGGGCACACCGCGGTCGGCTGTTTTGTGCACAGCCGGCTGATCGGGCTCGCCCGCTACGACATCCTGGCCGACCCGGCCGTGGCCGAGGTGGCGCTGGTGGTCGACGACCGCGTGCCGGCGCTCGGGGTGTCCACGATCCTGCTCGAACAGCTCGTGGTCGCGGCAAGTGCCGACGGGGTAAGGAGTTTCCTCGCCGACGTGCCCGCCGAGGATCCCGCGGCGCTCGGGGTTTTCACCGCGCTGGGGCTGCCGTTCCACCTCGAACACGACCGGCCGGCCACGGTCTCACTCGTGCCCGCCTGA
- a CDS encoding phosphatase PAP2 family protein, which yields MVVMFSETPSATSSTAPRHALVTAAASRTVLLITAAAGCAVAFVVAYLLFVRTASGQQTENGVVHSAQSSRRSTVDWAAPLQHADLVVALGGVAVLVLAIALARRRFALGVTALVLLGTPMLAAQLLKIYVLDRPSMNDGLAVASHNSFPSGHVSAATAVVLALGVVLPARFRTWVLAGGSLGVAWVAAATVALGWHRLSDTVGGSLLVAAVVCAGAAVVSARRPDPGGVPLVPVLVALLAPSALVLGGYAVLATATSGAAQFVAAMVLAAACSAAVILLVAGPLRRVNFDPARAGSRLSR from the coding sequence ATGGTTGTGATGTTCTCCGAAACACCTTCGGCCACCTCGTCCACCGCCCCGCGGCACGCGCTGGTGACCGCGGCCGCTTCGCGCACCGTCCTGCTGATCACCGCCGCGGCCGGCTGCGCGGTGGCGTTCGTCGTGGCGTACCTGCTGTTCGTGCGCACGGCTTCGGGGCAGCAGACGGAAAACGGCGTGGTGCACAGCGCCCAGTCCAGTCGCCGGTCCACTGTGGACTGGGCCGCCCCGTTGCAGCACGCCGACCTGGTGGTCGCGCTCGGCGGGGTCGCGGTGCTGGTGCTGGCCATCGCGCTGGCGCGCCGCCGGTTCGCGCTCGGGGTCACCGCGCTGGTGCTGCTGGGCACCCCGATGCTGGCCGCGCAGCTGCTCAAGATCTACGTGCTCGACCGGCCCAGTATGAACGACGGGCTGGCGGTCGCGAGCCACAACAGCTTCCCGAGCGGGCACGTCAGCGCGGCGACGGCGGTGGTGCTCGCGCTGGGCGTGGTGCTGCCCGCCCGGTTCCGCACCTGGGTGCTCGCCGGGGGTTCGCTCGGCGTCGCCTGGGTCGCCGCGGCGACCGTCGCGCTGGGCTGGCACCGGCTCTCCGACACCGTCGGCGGCAGCCTGCTGGTCGCCGCCGTGGTGTGCGCCGGCGCGGCGGTCGTCTCGGCCCGCCGCCCGGATCCCGGGGGCGTGCCGCTGGTGCCGGTGCTGGTCGCCCTGCTCGCCCCGTCCGCGCTGGTGCTGGGCGGGTACGCGGTGTTGGCCACGGCCACCTCCGGCGCCGCGCAGTTCGTCGCCGCCATGGTGCTGGCCGCGGCCTGCTCGGCGGCGGTGATCCTGCTCGTCGCCGGCCCGCTCCGGCGGGTCAACTTCGACCCGGCGCGCGCGGGTTCGCGGCTGAGCCGCTGA
- a CDS encoding N(5)-(carboxyethyl)ornithine synthase, with protein MHQLSLGVISTSRKENERRLPIHPRHLERIDADLRATIYLEQGYGERFGIPDEQLAGLAAGLRSREELIAETDVVLLAKPLPEDLAELRTGQVLWGWPHCVQDDKLTQLAIDRQLTVIAFEAMNHWNGDGSFGLHVFHKNNEIAGYSSVLHALQLIGSTGDYGRRLRAVVIGFGATARGSVTALNALGIHDVDVLTGRGLSAVGSPIHSANMVHFEHDVNNPGDPRRSHALTEHGRVPLAGFLAEHDIVVNCVLQDTEAPLTFLIEEDLAAFTPGSLIVDVSCDEAMGFSWARPTTFTDPSFVVGGHVTYYAVDHSPSYLWDSASWDVSEALLPHLRTVLTGPPAWEVSETIRRAIEIREGHVRNPAILAFQHRSPDYPHVRG; from the coding sequence GTGCACCAGCTCAGTCTCGGAGTCATCTCCACTTCGCGCAAGGAAAACGAACGGCGGTTGCCGATCCACCCCCGGCATCTCGAACGGATCGACGCGGACCTGCGCGCGACCATCTACCTCGAACAAGGCTACGGGGAGCGCTTCGGCATCCCGGACGAACAGCTGGCCGGCCTCGCCGCCGGCCTGCGCTCCCGCGAGGAGCTGATCGCCGAGACCGACGTGGTCCTGCTCGCCAAGCCGCTGCCCGAAGACCTCGCGGAGCTGCGGACCGGCCAGGTGCTGTGGGGCTGGCCGCACTGCGTGCAGGACGACAAGCTCACCCAGCTGGCCATCGACCGGCAGCTGACCGTGATCGCGTTCGAGGCGATGAACCACTGGAACGGCGACGGCTCGTTCGGCCTGCACGTGTTCCACAAGAACAACGAGATCGCCGGGTATTCCTCGGTGCTGCACGCGTTGCAGCTGATCGGTTCGACCGGTGACTACGGCCGGCGGCTGCGCGCGGTGGTGATCGGCTTCGGCGCGACCGCGCGCGGTTCGGTGACGGCGCTGAACGCGCTGGGCATCCACGACGTCGACGTCCTGACGGGCCGGGGCCTGTCCGCGGTCGGCTCACCGATCCACTCGGCGAACATGGTCCACTTCGAGCACGACGTGAACAACCCCGGCGACCCCCGCCGCAGCCACGCGCTGACCGAGCACGGCCGGGTGCCGCTGGCCGGCTTCCTCGCCGAGCACGACATCGTGGTCAACTGCGTGCTGCAGGACACCGAGGCGCCGCTGACCTTCCTGATCGAGGAGGACCTGGCCGCGTTCACGCCGGGCAGCCTGATCGTCGACGTCTCCTGCGACGAGGCCATGGGCTTCAGCTGGGCGCGGCCCACCACGTTCACCGATCCCTCGTTCGTGGTCGGCGGCCACGTCACCTACTACGCGGTGGACCACAGCCCGTCGTACCTGTGGGACTCGGCCAGCTGGGACGTCAGCGAAGCCCTGCTGCCGCACCTGCGCACAGTGCTCACCGGGCCGCCCGCCTGGGAGGTCAGCGAAACGATCCGCCGGGCGATCGAGATCCGCGAAGGGCACGTGCGGAACCCGGCCATCCTGGCGTTCCAGCACCGTTCGCCGGACTACCCGCACGTGCGCGGCTGA
- a CDS encoding NADPH-dependent FMN reductase → MSEAPVRVAVVVGSVREGRFAPTVASWFTEEAGRHGGFEVDLVDVADLALPLVLPGYGSEPAPEVAAEVANLSARLAAADAFVVITPEYNHSYPASLKNVVDWFMAEWRAKPVAFVSYGGISGGLRAVEHLRQVFAELHAVTIRETVSFHGAHGRFDENGSPKDAPATAVAAKALLDQLEWWARSLAQARAARPYPA, encoded by the coding sequence GTGTCGGAAGCTCCCGTCCGGGTCGCCGTGGTCGTCGGCAGTGTCCGGGAAGGACGGTTCGCCCCCACGGTGGCGAGCTGGTTCACCGAAGAGGCCGGCCGGCACGGCGGATTCGAGGTCGACCTGGTCGACGTCGCCGATCTCGCGCTGCCACTGGTGCTGCCCGGCTACGGCTCGGAGCCGGCCCCCGAGGTCGCCGCGGAGGTGGCGAACCTGAGTGCCCGGCTCGCGGCCGCCGACGCGTTCGTGGTGATCACGCCCGAGTACAACCACAGCTACCCAGCCTCGCTGAAGAACGTCGTGGACTGGTTCATGGCCGAATGGCGCGCGAAGCCGGTGGCTTTTGTTTCCTACGGCGGGATTTCCGGCGGCCTGCGCGCGGTCGAGCACCTGCGGCAGGTCTTCGCCGAACTGCACGCGGTGACGATCCGGGAGACCGTCAGCTTCCACGGCGCGCACGGCCGGTTCGACGAAAACGGCTCGCCGAAGGACGCGCCGGCCACCGCCGTCGCCGCGAAGGCGCTGCTGGACCAGCTGGAGTGGTGGGCCCGTTCGCTCGCCCAGGCCCGGGCTGCGCGGCCCTATCCCGCGTGA
- the soxR gene encoding redox-sensitive transcriptional activator SoxR, with product MTKTELPDLSVGELSRRSGVPASALRFYEDEQLIRSRRTAGNQRRYRRDTLRRVTFIRMSQRVGMPLSTIREVLALLPDDRTPTRVDWDRISQCWRQDLDARIRQLEQLRDQLSDCIGCGCMSLTKCRLANPGDQLGRVGPGPQRLADHRAEGYA from the coding sequence ATGACGAAAACCGAGCTGCCGGACCTGAGCGTCGGCGAGCTGTCCCGCCGCAGCGGCGTCCCGGCGTCGGCGCTGCGGTTCTACGAGGACGAGCAGCTGATCCGCAGCCGCCGCACCGCGGGCAACCAGCGCCGCTACCGGCGCGACACGCTGCGCCGCGTCACCTTCATCCGGATGTCGCAGCGGGTCGGCATGCCGCTGTCGACGATCCGCGAGGTGCTCGCCCTGCTGCCGGACGACCGCACCCCCACCCGGGTCGACTGGGACCGGATTTCCCAGTGCTGGCGCCAAGACCTCGACGCGCGCATCCGGCAGCTCGAACAGCTGCGGGACCAGCTCAGCGACTGCATCGGCTGCGGCTGCATGTCCCTGACGAAGTGCCGGCTGGCCAACCCGGGCGACCAGCTCGGCCGGGTCGGGCCCGGGCCGCAGCGGCTCGCGGACCACCGCGCGGAGGGTTACGCGTGA
- a CDS encoding LysR family transcriptional regulator substrate-binding protein, producing the protein MPSQAVEPLGGMIRRFTHRHPGLSVAVRAAFTPGEVLGLVRGGATEIGLAAGPEPLTAAGVEVVPLGRQRFVLVAPAGAPFTGTVVRHQDLAGQRMIVGQPGTGMRRLVDDLRDGGVDLVDVVETEHREAILPLVLGGVGVALLADSWAPLAERAGARVLDLDPPAYLHLALLHRSSGLTPPAQAFLACAGD; encoded by the coding sequence ATGCCTTCGCAGGCGGTCGAGCCGCTGGGCGGGATGATCCGCCGGTTCACTCATCGGCATCCCGGCCTGTCGGTGGCCGTGAGGGCCGCGTTCACCCCCGGCGAGGTGCTGGGCCTGGTGCGCGGCGGCGCCACCGAGATCGGGCTGGCCGCCGGGCCGGAGCCGCTCACCGCGGCCGGGGTCGAGGTCGTGCCGCTGGGCCGCCAGCGGTTCGTGCTGGTCGCGCCGGCCGGCGCGCCGTTCACCGGGACCGTGGTGCGGCACCAGGACCTGGCCGGGCAGCGGATGATCGTCGGGCAGCCCGGCACCGGGATGCGCCGGCTGGTCGACGACCTCCGGGACGGCGGGGTGGACCTGGTCGACGTGGTCGAGACCGAGCACCGCGAAGCGATCCTGCCGCTCGTGCTGGGCGGGGTGGGCGTCGCGCTGCTCGCCGATTCGTGGGCGCCGCTGGCGGAGCGGGCCGGGGCCCGGGTGCTCGACCTCGACCCGCCCGCGTACCTGCACCTGGCGCTGCTGCACCGCAGCTCGGGGCTGACCCCGCCGGCACAGGCGTTTCTGGCCTGCGCGGGGGACTGA
- a CDS encoding HAMP domain-containing sensor histidine kinase — MKGHRLRQWLAGLRPRLVLAFAAMTLVGAAAAAGASYVSARTTILSGVQDPAMTQLRDQVTVYLPQLRLPPDQAQLDRFANNLKNLKGSTIVVYRDLTGGGSFTPQAVPPELRRAVAAGETVQFQRVSRTQIPMLFIGMPVLERSATGATEHTGVEVYAWIWLTTQEDSINQLAVRAWQTTALALPIAVALALLAARQVLRPVRALNTAARKLGHGQLDIRLLAKGSDELAELVTTFNSTAAELERTVGSLRAMEADARRFVADVSHELRTPLAAMNAVTDVLDEDAEQLPPDTAVAARLVSAETRRLTRLVQDLVEISRFDSGRAELRLDEWDVATAVAGSIGARGWSAEDGIVADLPAGIVATLDPRRLDIVVGNALRHGEPPVEVRLRSDGTTVTLEVTDHGPGIPAEVLPHVFDRFTKADSSRARSEGSGLGLSIARENARLHGGDIEAGNTPDGARFVLRLPRHTRPPEPR; from the coding sequence GTGAAGGGCCACCGGCTGCGGCAGTGGCTCGCCGGGCTGCGGCCCCGGCTGGTGCTCGCGTTCGCGGCGATGACGCTGGTGGGCGCGGCCGCGGCGGCGGGCGCGAGTTACGTGTCGGCGCGCACCACGATTCTCTCCGGGGTGCAGGACCCGGCGATGACCCAGCTGCGCGACCAGGTCACCGTCTACCTCCCGCAGCTCCGGCTGCCCCCGGACCAGGCCCAGCTCGACCGGTTCGCGAACAACCTGAAGAACCTCAAGGGCTCCACCATCGTCGTCTACCGGGACCTGACCGGCGGCGGCAGCTTCACGCCGCAGGCCGTGCCGCCCGAGTTGCGCCGGGCCGTAGCCGCCGGAGAGACCGTCCAGTTCCAGCGGGTGTCCAGGACCCAGATCCCGATGCTGTTCATCGGCATGCCGGTGCTGGAGCGCTCCGCCACCGGCGCGACGGAGCACACCGGCGTCGAGGTCTACGCGTGGATCTGGCTGACCACGCAAGAGGATTCGATCAACCAGCTCGCCGTCCGGGCCTGGCAGACCACGGCGCTGGCGCTGCCGATCGCGGTGGCGCTGGCGCTGCTCGCGGCCCGGCAGGTGCTGCGGCCGGTGCGCGCGCTCAACACCGCGGCCCGCAAGCTCGGCCACGGCCAGCTCGACATCCGGCTGCTCGCGAAGGGCTCCGACGAGCTGGCCGAGCTGGTCACCACGTTCAACAGCACCGCCGCCGAGCTTGAGCGGACGGTCGGCTCGCTGCGGGCGATGGAGGCGGACGCGCGCCGGTTCGTCGCCGACGTCTCGCACGAGCTGCGCACGCCGCTGGCCGCGATGAACGCCGTCACCGATGTGCTCGACGAGGACGCCGAGCAGCTGCCCCCGGACACCGCCGTCGCGGCGCGGCTGGTGTCGGCGGAAACCCGGCGGCTGACCCGGCTGGTGCAGGACCTGGTCGAGATCTCGCGGTTCGACTCCGGCCGCGCCGAGCTGCGGCTGGACGAGTGGGACGTGGCCACGGCGGTGGCCGGCAGCATCGGCGCCCGCGGCTGGTCCGCCGAGGACGGCATCGTCGCGGACCTGCCCGCCGGCATCGTCGCGACGCTCGACCCGCGCCGGCTCGACATCGTGGTCGGCAACGCGCTGCGCCACGGCGAGCCGCCGGTCGAGGTCCGCCTGCGCAGCGACGGGACGACCGTGACGCTGGAGGTCACCGACCACGGCCCCGGCATCCCGGCCGAGGTGCTGCCGCACGTGTTCGACCGGTTCACCAAGGCGGACAGCTCGCGCGCCCGGTCCGAGGGCAGCGGGCTCGGCCTGTCGATCGCCCGCGAGAACGCGCGCCTGCACGGCGGCGACATCGAAGCAGGCAACACCCCCGACGGCGCCCGGTTCGTGCTGCGGCTGCCGCGCCACACCCGTCCCCCGGAGCCGCGATGA
- a CDS encoding response regulator transcription factor: protein MAVLLVIEDDASVREGLELALRRQGHTVHTAGTGEQGLELVAERGPDIVVLDLMLPGMDGFETCRRIRAAGQIPIIMLTARSDDFDIVAGLEAGADDYVVKPVEPRVLDARIRAVLRRATADHDARENEAEQHGDLVIDRAGMQVTKRGEPVALTPTELKLLLELSRTPGQVHSRQQILTAVWEHDYLGDSRLVDACIQRLRSKIEDVPARPDHVQTVRGFGYRFGRS, encoded by the coding sequence GTGGCGGTGCTCCTGGTGATCGAAGACGACGCGTCCGTGCGCGAGGGACTGGAGCTGGCCCTGCGCCGCCAGGGGCACACCGTGCACACGGCCGGCACCGGGGAGCAGGGCCTGGAACTGGTGGCCGAACGGGGGCCGGACATCGTGGTGCTGGACCTGATGCTGCCCGGGATGGACGGGTTCGAGACCTGCCGCCGGATCCGGGCCGCCGGGCAGATCCCGATCATCATGCTCACCGCCCGCAGCGACGACTTCGACATCGTCGCCGGGCTGGAGGCGGGCGCCGACGACTACGTGGTCAAACCGGTCGAGCCGCGGGTGCTGGACGCGCGGATCCGGGCCGTGCTGCGCCGCGCCACCGCCGACCACGACGCCCGCGAGAACGAGGCCGAACAGCACGGCGACCTGGTGATCGACCGCGCCGGGATGCAGGTGACCAAACGCGGCGAGCCGGTCGCGCTCACCCCCACCGAGCTGAAACTGCTGCTGGAGCTCTCCCGCACGCCCGGCCAGGTGCACAGCCGCCAGCAGATCCTCACCGCCGTCTGGGAGCACGACTACCTCGGCGACTCCCGCCTGGTGGACGCCTGCATCCAGCGGCTGCGCTCGAAGATCGAGGACGTGCCCGCCCGGCCGGACCACGTGCAGACCGTGCGCGGGTTCGGCTACCGGTTCGGCCGCTCGTGA